From a single Oncorhynchus nerka isolate Pitt River linkage group LG11, Oner_Uvic_2.0, whole genome shotgun sequence genomic region:
- the LOC115136988 gene encoding bleomycin hydrolase-like isoform X1 has translation METGLSQEKIASFVKRLRAEPRYLLAQNVSTCIDPLEVCLHRQTVQDTVHIFQHSIPTEGKPITNQKNSGRCWIFSCLNVMRLPFMKKFNIEEFEFSQSYLFFWDKVERCYYFLQACVETAQRKEPVDGRLVQFLLSNPTNDGGQWDMLVNLIEKYGVIPKKCFPESHSSEASRRMNDILNHKLREYCLRLRNMVASDSTKAELSDAMDTMIEEVFRVASVCLGSPPDSVCWEYRDKDKNFHRMGPLSPQQFYKELVKPLYNIQDKVCLVNDPRPQNPYEKLYSVEFLGNMVGGRNTLYNNQPIQLLKKAAADSIKEGEAVWFGCDVGKHFHGKLGINDMNVFNHELVFGVSVKNLSKAERLIFGDSLMTHAMILTAVTDKQEEKDGGYEKWRVENSWGDDRGNKGYLIMTDEWFSEYVYEVVVDKKYLAPEVLEVMQKEPIVLPAWDPMGALAL, from the exons ATGGAGACTg GTCTGAGTCAGGAGAAGATTGCCTCCTTTGTAAAGCGTTTGCGGGCGGAGCCCAGGTACCTGCTGGCCCAGAATGTGTCCACGTGCATCGACCCGCTGGAGGTGTGTCTGCACAGGCAGACGGTCCAGGACACCGTGCACATATTCCAGCACTCCATCCCCACAGAGGGCAAGCCTATCACCAACCAGAAAAACTCAG GGAGATGCTGGATCTTCTCGTGCCTCAACGTCATGCGCCTTCCCTTCATGAAAAAGTTCAACATCGAAGAGTTTGAGTTCAGTCAGTCCTACCTCTTCTTCTGGGATAAG GTGGAGCGGTGCTACTACTTCCTGCAGGCCTGTGTGGAGACAGCCCAGAGGAAGGAGCCTGTGGATGGCAGACTGGTCCAGTTCCTGCTCTCCAATCCCACCAACGACGGCGGCCAGTGGGATATGCTGGTCAACCTCATTG AAAAGTACGGAGTTATCCCAAAGAAATGCTtcccagagtctcacagctccGAGGCCTCACGGAGAATGAATGACATCCTCAATCACAAG CTGAGAGAGTACTGTCTAAGACTGCGGAACATGGTGGCCAGTGATTCCACTAAAGCCGAGCTGTCTGACGCCATGGACACCATGATTGAGGAG GTCTTCCGGGTGGCGAGTGTGTGTCTGGGCAGCCCTCCTGACTCCGTTTGTTGGGAATACAGAGACAAGGACAAGAACTTCCACCGCATGGGCCCCCTGTCCCCTCAGCAGTTCTACAAGGAGCTGGTCAAGCCCCTCTACAACATCCAGGACAAG GTCTGTCTGGTGAATGACCCGCGGCCTCAGAACCCCTATGAGAAGCTGTATAGCGTTGAGTTCCTGGGCAACATGGTGGGAGGACGCAACACTCTGTACAACAACCAGCCCATCCAGCTACTCAAAAAGGCCGCCGCGGACTCCATCAAAGAGGGAGAG gcTGTGTGGTTTGGTTGTGACGTGGGCAAGCATTTCCATGGCAAACTGGGCATCAATGACATGAATGT GTTCAACCATGAGTTGGTGTTCGGGGTGTCCGTAAAGAACCTGTCCAAGGCAGAGAGGCTGATCTTCGGAGACTCCCTCATGACACACGCCATGATCCTCACCGCTGTCACCGACAAG caGGAGGAAAAGGATGGAGGTTAtgagaagtggagggtggagaACTCCTGGGGGGACGACCGTGGGAATAAAG GTTACCTAATCATGACTGACGAGTGGTTCTCTGAATACGTGTACGAAGTGGTCGTGGACAAGAAGTACCTGGCCCCCGAGGTGCTGGAAGTAATGCAGAAGGAGCCCATCGTCCTTCCTGCCTGGGACCCAATGGGAGCCTTGGCCTTGTAA
- the LOC115136988 gene encoding bleomycin hydrolase-like isoform X2 yields METGLSQEKIASFVKRLRAEPRYLLAQNVSTCIDPLEVCLHRQTVQDTVHIFQHSIPTEGKPITNQKNSGRCWIFSCLNVMRLPFMKKFNIEEFEFSQSYLFFWDKVERCYYFLQACVETAQRKEPVDGRLVQFLLSNPTNDGGQWDMLVNLIEKYGVIPKKCFPESHSSEASRRMNDILNHKLREYCLRLRNMVASDSTKAELSDAMDTMIEEVFRVASVCLGSPPDSVCWEYRDKDKNFHRMGPLSPQQFYKELVKPLYNIQDKVCLVNDPRPQNPYEKLYSVEFLGNMVGGRNTLYNNQPIQLLKKAAADSIKEGEAVWFGCDVGKHFHGKLGINDMNVFNHELVFGVSVKNLSKAERLIFGDSLMTHAMILTAVTDKEEKDGGYEKWRVENSWGDDRGNKGYLIMTDEWFSEYVYEVVVDKKYLAPEVLEVMQKEPIVLPAWDPMGALAL; encoded by the exons ATGGAGACTg GTCTGAGTCAGGAGAAGATTGCCTCCTTTGTAAAGCGTTTGCGGGCGGAGCCCAGGTACCTGCTGGCCCAGAATGTGTCCACGTGCATCGACCCGCTGGAGGTGTGTCTGCACAGGCAGACGGTCCAGGACACCGTGCACATATTCCAGCACTCCATCCCCACAGAGGGCAAGCCTATCACCAACCAGAAAAACTCAG GGAGATGCTGGATCTTCTCGTGCCTCAACGTCATGCGCCTTCCCTTCATGAAAAAGTTCAACATCGAAGAGTTTGAGTTCAGTCAGTCCTACCTCTTCTTCTGGGATAAG GTGGAGCGGTGCTACTACTTCCTGCAGGCCTGTGTGGAGACAGCCCAGAGGAAGGAGCCTGTGGATGGCAGACTGGTCCAGTTCCTGCTCTCCAATCCCACCAACGACGGCGGCCAGTGGGATATGCTGGTCAACCTCATTG AAAAGTACGGAGTTATCCCAAAGAAATGCTtcccagagtctcacagctccGAGGCCTCACGGAGAATGAATGACATCCTCAATCACAAG CTGAGAGAGTACTGTCTAAGACTGCGGAACATGGTGGCCAGTGATTCCACTAAAGCCGAGCTGTCTGACGCCATGGACACCATGATTGAGGAG GTCTTCCGGGTGGCGAGTGTGTGTCTGGGCAGCCCTCCTGACTCCGTTTGTTGGGAATACAGAGACAAGGACAAGAACTTCCACCGCATGGGCCCCCTGTCCCCTCAGCAGTTCTACAAGGAGCTGGTCAAGCCCCTCTACAACATCCAGGACAAG GTCTGTCTGGTGAATGACCCGCGGCCTCAGAACCCCTATGAGAAGCTGTATAGCGTTGAGTTCCTGGGCAACATGGTGGGAGGACGCAACACTCTGTACAACAACCAGCCCATCCAGCTACTCAAAAAGGCCGCCGCGGACTCCATCAAAGAGGGAGAG gcTGTGTGGTTTGGTTGTGACGTGGGCAAGCATTTCCATGGCAAACTGGGCATCAATGACATGAATGT GTTCAACCATGAGTTGGTGTTCGGGGTGTCCGTAAAGAACCTGTCCAAGGCAGAGAGGCTGATCTTCGGAGACTCCCTCATGACACACGCCATGATCCTCACCGCTGTCACCGACAAG GAGGAAAAGGATGGAGGTTAtgagaagtggagggtggagaACTCCTGGGGGGACGACCGTGGGAATAAAG GTTACCTAATCATGACTGACGAGTGGTTCTCTGAATACGTGTACGAAGTGGTCGTGGACAAGAAGTACCTGGCCCCCGAGGTGCTGGAAGTAATGCAGAAGGAGCCCATCGTCCTTCCTGCCTGGGACCCAATGGGAGCCTTGGCCTTGTAA
- the LOC115136989 gene encoding uncharacterized protein LOC115136989 codes for MYNCLFLSLTCLCILPGHDAEECVTSILAKRGSVNVPKGGTLSLSCVVQHCGDDGWTGGWGLSTEGQFLLFSPTPRHHLSNVTLTTNRTRLLMDILNVNQSDHGMYQCQITWVEGYTSVGHMTHVNITAATPPTSVWKVYSRVAVYVSTCLVITLVITLVLVLGLACHRRSKVPSQPPPIPPPNPPPRSRSARKDKPPTPKPKPKIELVYAALSKGCLEQPNPNPQREAAQPTVYSSLRFS; via the exons ATGTAcaactgtctgtttctctcattgACCTGTCTATGCATTCTCCCGG GTCATGATGCAGAGGAGTGTGTGACTTCTATCTTGGCAAAGAGAGGTTCTGTTAACGTACCAAAAGGGGGCACTCTTTCCCTATCCTGTGTTGTTCAGCATTGTGGAGATGATGGCTGGACAGGAGGATGGGGTCTGTCAACAGAGGGACAGTTCCTTCTCTTTAGTCCCACTCCAAGGCATCATCTCTCCAATGTCACGTTGACAACCAATAGAACCCGTCTGCTCATGGACATCCTCAACGTCAACCAATCAGATCATGGAATGTACCAATGCCAGATCACCTGGGTTGAGGGATACACCAGTGTTGGACATATGACACATGTGAACATTACTGCAG CCACACCACCCACATCCGTGTGGAAGGTATATTCCAGGGTGGCGGTGTATGTAAGTACCTGTTTGGTAATCACCCTGGTAATCACCCTGGTTTTGGTTCTGGGTCTGGCTTGCCATAGAAGGTCAAAGGTCCCGTCTCAGCCCCCACCAATACCACCGCCGAACCCCCCGCCACGCTCCCGAAGCGCACGCAAGGACAAGCCCC CCACACCCAAGCCTAAACCAAAGATAGAG TTGGTCTATGCAGCTCTTTCAAAGGGCTGCCTTGAACAGCCGAATCCTAATCCTCAACGAGAAGCTGCACAGCCCACAGTCTACTCCTCTCTCCGCTTCTCCTGA